Part of the Tepidisphaeraceae bacterium genome is shown below.
GCCAGCGCGTGAGCGCGGCCCTCGGCAAGAACGCGATCGTTCACCAGTACGTCGACGAGTCGATCCTGGGCGGCCTGATGGTCCGCGTGCAGGACAAGCTGATCGACGCCAGCGTCCGCTATCAGCTTCAGGCAATGAAGCAGCAGCTTCTGTCGGCGGCGCCACGGTAAGTCAGTCGCGGCAGGTCAGAACAACAGCAATTACCGAAAAATAGATCGAAATAAGCGGAGAAACCTATGGCAATCAACGTAGCCGAAATCACCAGCATCCTGAAGAACGAGATCGCTGGCTTTGAACAGCAGGTCCAAGTTTCCAGCGTCGGCACCGTGATCGAGGTCGGCGATGGCATCGCCCGCGTCTACGGCCTGCAGAACGCGATGGCCGGTGAACTGCTGGAGTTCGAGAACGGCACGATGGGCCAGGTCTTCAACCTCGAAGAGGAGTCGATCGGCGCCGTCATCTTCGGCAACTACCTCGAAATCAAGGAAGGCGACCAGGTCAAGAGCACCGGCCGCCTGCTGGAAGTGCCGGTCGGCGCGGGCATGATCGGCCGCGTGGTCAACCCGCTGGGTCAGGCCATCGACGGCGGCCCCGCGATCACCGGCACCGAGTCGCGCAAGCTCGACATCGTCGCCCCCGGCATCGCCGAGCGGCAGCCCGTCACCGAACCCCTGCAGACCGGCATCAAGGCGATCGACGCCATGATCCCGATCGGCCGTGGCCAGCGCGAGCTGATCATCGGCGACCGCAAGACCGGCAAGACCGCCATCGCGATCGACGCGATCATCGCCCAGAAGGGCAAGGGCGTGAAGTGTTTCTACGTCGCGATCGGTCAGAAGGAATCGACCGTCGCCGGCATCGTGGAAGTGCTGCGGGCCGCCGGCGCGATGGAGTACACCACCGTCGTCGTCGCCAGCGCATCCGATCCCGCCCCGCTGCAGTACATCGCCCCTTACGCGGGCACGGCCATGGCCGAGTTCTTCATGTGGAAGGGTGAGGCGACCCTCTGCGTGTACGACGACCTTTCCAAGCAGGCCGCCGCCTACCGCCAGCTGTCGCTGCTGTTGCGTCGCCCGCCCGGTCGCGAGGCCTACCCCGGCGACGTCTTCTACCTCCACAGCCGCCTGCTCGAGCGCGCCGTGAAGCTGTCCAAGGAAAACGGCGGCGGCAGCCTGACCGCCCTGCCGATCATCGAGACGCAGGACGGTGACGTGTCGGCGTACATCCCGACGAACGTCATCAGCATCACCGACGGCCAGATCTACCTCGAACCCGAACTCTTCTTCGCCGGCGTACGCCCGGCCGTCAACGTCGGCATCTCGGTGTCGCGCGTCGGTGGCAACGCCCAGACGAAGGCCATGAAGAAGATCGCCGGCTCGCTGAAGCTCGATTTGTCCGCCTACCGCGACCTAGAGGCCTTCGCCCAGCTCGGCACCGAGTTGGACAAGGCCACGCAATCCCAGCTCGACCGCGGCGCGCGACTTGTGGAACTGCTGAAGCAGCCGCAGTACCGCCCGATGTCGTTCGAGCAGCAGGTGCTGGTCATCTACGCCGGCACGAAGGGCTACATGGACGACGTCCCCGTCAGCCGCATTCAGGAGTTCCAGAACAGCTTCCTGACCTACGTCGACCAACAGGCCGCCGACCTGCGATCTGACCTGGCGACGAAGAAGGAGCTAAACGACGACATCGAAGGCAAGCTGAAGGCCGCGCTGAACGACTTCAAGGCGAAGGTCTGGAAAAAGTAAGCGGGGCAAGACCATCCAGCTTAAGATAAACAGCGAATCCCGAGCGATCAGCGGTCACTCGGGATTCGTCGTTTCCATGCCCCACGTGGTACGCGTCGTTCAGTATGATTAGATCGCTAGCGAGGAACGCGATGGAGGTGGCGGATGTCACGACGCCAAGATCGAAAAGCCATCCTCAGGGGGAAGCTGATTCCTGCACACTCTGGACGGAACGTCGAATTTCCGCCCCTGGATCCCCCGTATGTTTCCTTAGCCTACCTCGAAGATCGAACTGCACGTCTTTTGACGCTCGATGGCAGTCGGTTCGAACAAGGGGCCATACTTGACAACACCTTTCGCGTCTTTGCATCACTTGCGGACGCACGTGACTACGCGATCAGCTTCATGAATGATGTGCCGTTACCTTTTGAATCTCGGCTGATCGAAAAGGATATCTTCTGCGCAATCTTTGACCACCAAGGCAACTTGATCGAGGAAGTACATAGGCCGGAATCGCGATGACGCCACCAGTCTGCCCCTGTACTACCTGAAGTTCTTAAACTGAATCGGCACCTCCGGCGGGTTCGCCTTCAGGTGGGCGATCACCGCCTGCAGGTCATCCCGCTTGGCCCCGCTGACGCGCAGCGCCTCGCCTTGAATGCTCGCGTTCACCTTCAGCTTCAGTTCCTTAATGCCCTTCTGGATCTCCTTCGACACGTCCTTTTCGATCCCCTCCTTCAGCTTCACCTTCATGCGGACGGTGTTGTGGGTGGCGTGTTCGAGCTTCTGGTAGTCCAGCACCTTCTGGTCGACGCCGCGCTTGATCATCTTGGCGATCAGCACCTGCTTGACCGACTCCAACTGCTGCTCCGCGTCGGCCGTCAGCGTCAGCTCCTTGTCCTTGCGGTTCAGCTCCGAGATGCCCGCCGCCGTCCCCTTGAAGTCGAAGCGGGTGATGATCTCCTTGATCGCCTGCTGGACCGCGTTGTCCATCTCCTGCAGGTTGATCTCGGACACGATGTCGAATGAGGGGTCGGCTGCCATGATGTACGGAATCCTAACCGCCGGCTCACCTGCCAAACAACTAAAGTATGCGCCTCCTGCCTGACTGGCGATCGCGGTGCATGAAAGACTCAAATCATACAGGTATACACAGCCCAAACTAAAGCGAGCGCCATAGTACGATTAGCTTAGCGCGGAGCGCCCGGCCCGTCATCGAAAAGCTTGCCAGCGAAACACAGATCATTCCAAGTAACACAAGAGGTAGCAAGGTCTCTCGATACTTTGAGTTGGCATCCATGCCATGCTCTACTAACCACCTGTAGTTTAGCACTTGTTGCGTGAATAGCACCGTTACATTGAAGACGGCGGCCAGTATGACAGGACGGCACTGCGCGAAGGCGCCAATAAATATTGGTCCGGAAACGAAGCACACGAGCAAGGCGGGTAGCGTCCCGAACCCTTGGTTCGTCCACTTCCCTAACCCTAGGGCACAGACGAGCACGAGAATCACCTCGATCATGGGGCGGACAACCCGCTTAGGATCAGGACCCCATACCACGACCATCGATTACCCTCGGTATGGCTTGTGATCGGTGAGGATTCGCAGGCATGGCTGCGGACCCGACGCCATTTCCAGACCCCAAAGCGGCACGGCCTCCTGGCGGACGATCTCCCCGAACCGCCCGGACAACGCGCCTTCCGAGACCACGTCGACATCGACCCCCAGCAGTTCGCGCAGGTCCATCAGCAGCCCGCCTTGGTCAAACAGCGAACGGCCTGGCTCGAAGCGCACCAGGAAATCCACGTCCGACGTCTCGGTCGCGTCGCCTCGCGCCACCGAACCGAACAGCCGCAGGTCCGACGCCCCGTACCGCGCCGCCACCGCGATGATCTCGCCGCGCCGCCGGAGGATGTCCTGCTTGCGTACCACGCCGGTCGATCATCTCCCGTTGGACCCGGCCTGTCCAGCGCTACCAAACCGAAACACGGCCCTCATGAAGGGGTCGGGCGTCATTGCTCCACAGTATCGAAGACTACCGACCCCTTCATCTCCCCTCTGGTAACGAAGGGGATACAAATGCGGTGCGCGCCGAACTTACCCTTGACCCCAAAGGGGATTCACAGTTGTTTGGTTATGCGGCTGGACGGCGGGAGCGGGATTTGATTCGAACCCAGCAGCCATCATCCACAACCAGCCAATGAAGCTTTGAGCCACCGACCGGATTCCGAAAACGGACTAATACCCAAGGTCCGTGCTCGTCAACGTCGCTGACAACCAGCACCCGTCGAGTGTCGATCAGCCGTTGCACAAGGGTGCGCGTAGACCGCTCCCGCCATTCGGGCGAGACGCGCACCATGCGAATGCGGTCACCGAGTTGCAGAGGACGAAGCCGCATAACGGACCAGCATTCAACGGCCGGCACCGCGCCGACCAAACTTCAGTGTACCCGAACGCGTGACGCGGGGCCGGTCCGTTGCAATGCGTGGTTATGCGGCAGTTCCCCGGCACTTTCCTCTACCGTGACAGTTCAAACAGCAGCAACGGCACCGCGATCCGAAGCACGAAGAGCCCGAGAAGCACATTGATCGTCAGGCCCACAATGGGCAAGCCGCGACGCCGCCGACGCTGGAACATCGACACAATGCCCAACACCGTCCCCACCGCCGGCAGGATGAACGCGAGGCCAAAGAGCGTGCAAACCGTCCTGTCCATCGGCAGGGTGAATGGCCCGTAGGGCATATACCCAGAGGCGATCCGTCCCTGAATCGCCCAGAACACCACCATCAACGTCGCTGCCGCGGCAACCGCCACGCAGAACGATGCGATTCCCACCCCGGACCGCCGCAGTGGTGGCAGTGGTGGCGCATATTCGAGTCGCTCAACCGAGTGTTCCTGCCGCATACCTACTATTAACCGGACCCCTGAACCTCGCAGATCGTGATAATTTGCGCTAGGCGCACAATATCATTCCTTGGCACAGATGGCCAGAGGGGTGGTAAGGCAAGTGGCGAGCGATGTTTAAGGGGAGCTGGCAGGCGTGGGAATGGGACGAAAACCGGCGTGCGGCGCACATGAGTAGCCAGCCGGCGATTGTTGGGCGTGTGCTTAGGCCGCGGCGCGTTCCACCGCGGCGACGGCTTCGCGTTGGGCGTGCAGTTCGGCGAGCGTGGGGATCGTGGTGATGCCGGGGAGTTCGATCGTCTCGACCGGGGCGGGCAGCAGGAGCGGCGCGCGGGTGGGTAGGGTGGCGGCACGCGCTGCGATCAGGGCGTCGACCTCGGCCTTGCGCTTGGCGTGCAGGCGGCCGTAGTAGCCGGGGTGGCGCTGGCGGAACAGGCGCTGCCGTTCCGTGTTGGTCATCGCGCGAGGCGGGGGACATGAGGGAAACTGCAGCATACGTTCATGTTATCGACACGATCCCCCTGCCACTTGATCGCAATGTTGCCCGGCAGATTGTTTCCGCCATCCCCATTGACGAAAACGGGCGTCGACCGGCAATGGACGGCCCGGCGGCGGGTTGCCGCATAACGAAAGTAATCGTCCGCATAACGAAGCAAGGCAGCCGCGTAACGAAAGTAGTCGTCCGCATAACGAATCAAGGCGTCCGCATAACGAAACTGTTAAGCCGACGCTCGGAGTCGACAAGTCTCGTTATGCGGGCAATCAGATCCGTTATGCGGGAGACAAGCTCCGTTATGCGGGTGACACGCACCGTTATGCAGCGGACAAGCCCCGTTATGCGGGTGACAAGCGTCGTTATGGAGCCGACGAGTTTCGTTATGCGGCTGGTCGGATTCGTTATGCCGACGGTTGAACGGAGCGGGCGAAATGTTATCGCCGCATCTCGCGTTGTCGCATGGGCATCGAATCGATCAGGCGGAAGATGGCAGCTGGTTCGACGGGTTCGGTGGCGCGCAGCTTCTCGCCGGCGTCTTTGCCGATGAGCAGGACGGTGAATTGGCTGGTTGGCACGCCGTACTGCTGCCGCACCGCAGCGGTGTGGTGCCGGTCGCCGATCACTTCGACGATGACGAGGTCGCGATCGCCGATAGCTTGCGGGTCGGCGTTGAGGGACGTGCGCTGTTGGACGGCGTTCGCGTCGGTCGCCGCGGGCGCGAAGATCACGATCACGCGGTTCTGCCACTGGTAGGTGGATAGATCGATGGTTGTGGGTTGGGATGACGGTGGCATGGCGGGCGTCTCCGCGGTCGACTCGCAGCCGCTCGTGACGGAAAAGATCGCGAGAAGCATGAGCAGGTGGGTGAGGATCGTCGTCCGCATCGACTTAATGATAGGCACGCATGGCCGTGGCATGGGCGTCTCGCCCATGCATATAGATTGGAATCAGAAAGGTTATTCAAGCCGACGGTGCTGATCGAACAGCTGATTTGAATGAGATCGCTCGTCCTCATCGCGAGCATGGGCGAGACGCCCATGCCACGGTGAAGGCAAACGTTCGCGCAAAAAAGAAGGGCAGGCACGGACGCCTGCCCCTACGGGTGCATTTCCAACAACGGACCACTGACAACGAACTCGCGCTAGCGCAAGAACGCCTCGTGCAATCCACCATCCACGGTGAGGATTTGCCCGGTGGTTTTGCTCAGGCGATCGCTGAACCAGATGAAGTAGGCCTCGGCCTGGTCGGCGGGCGTGATCGGGGCCTTGGTGAGGGTGCGGTCGGCGTAGAATTGGCTGAGCTTGGAGGTCAGCGAGTCGTCGGCCTCGTCCTCGGTGTACGGGATGTTGTACTTGGCCAGCGAAGCGATCACGCGGTCGCGGGGGAACATGGCGCTGCCCTGAACCACGGTGGCCGGGGCGACGCCGTTCACGCGGACGATGGGGGACAGCTCGATCGCAAGTTCGCGCACCAGATGGTTGGCGGCGGCCTTGCTGGTGTCGTAGGCGACGCTGCCCTTCTTGGCGACGACGGCGTTGGCGCTGGTGGTCAGCACGATGCTGCCGGTAAGGCCCTGCTCCTTGAAGGTCTTGGCGGATTCGTCGGCGACGATGTAGGCGCCGGTGACGTTGATCATGAACGTCAGGCCCCACTTGTCGTCGGGGATGCGGCCCGTGGTGTCGGGCGAGACGAAGATGCCCGCGGTGATGGCGATACCGTCGAACCCGCCGTAGGCTAAGGCGACGTTGTCGAGCATCTGCCGCACGCTGTCGCGCTTCGTGATGTCGGCCGCGATGCCGACCGCCTGCCCGCAGCCGCTGATGCCACTGCCCGCGACGCCGATGCCAAGCCCGACCTTGTCGGTGATCTGCTTGGCGGTGGCATCGGCGGCAGCTTGGTTCAGGTCGACGGCGACGATCGTGGCGCCGTCCTTCACCAGCCGATGCGCGACTTCCCGCCCGATGCCGCTGCCGGCGCCGATGACGGCGATGACCTTGCCAGCCAGTTCCTTCTCGGCGGGCATGCGCTTCAGCTTCGCCTCTTCGAGCAACCAGTATTCAATGTCGAACGCTTCCTGCTGCGGCAGCGCGATGTATTCATCCATCGCCTCGGCCCCGCGCATCACTTCGACCGCGCAGTTATAGAACTCGGCCGTCACGCGGCTTTCGCTCTTGTCCTTGCCCCAGGCGATCATGCCGAGGCCGGGGATGAGCACGACCGTGGGATTCGGGTCGCGCATCGCGGGCGAGTCGGCGTGCTTGCACTTCTCGTAATACGCAGCGTAGTCCTTGCGATACTGTTCGAGGCCGGCCGTCAGCTTCGCCTTCAGCGCCGCGACGTCTTCCGCCTGCGGGTTCCACGCGACGTAGAGCGGCTTGATCTTCGTGCGCAGGAAGTGGTCGGGACAGCTCGTGCCAAGTTCCGCCAGTCGCGGCGCGTCGACGCTGTTGACGAAACGTTGAATGGTCGCATCGGTCTGCACGGTGCCCACGAAGCGGCGCTTCTTGCTGACCTGCCCGCGCAGCCAGGGAAGGATGGCCGCAAGTGTGGCGTTGCGCTTTTGCTCGTCCAGCGCAGCGTACTTCTGCCCGCCGAAGGTCTTGTCGCCCTTGTCCTTGCTTTCGATGTACAGCGCGGCCTTCTCGATCAGCGAGAGGGTGAGCTCGTAGCATTCCTTGTCATCGTTGGCCCAGTTAATCAGCCCGTGCTGGCCCATGATGAAGCCCTTGGCCTTGGGGTGCTTCTTCACGGCCTCTTGCATCATCAGGCCGAGTTCGAAGCCGGGGCGTAGCCAAGGCAGCCAGACGACGTCGTCGCCGTACACCTCGCGGGTGAGCCTCTCGCTGTTGCGCGATGCCGCGATCGAGATGGCGGCGTTCGGGTGCATGTGGTCGACGAACTTGAACGGGATAAAGCTGTGCAGCGGCGTGTCGATGCTGCTGGGCCGTGGGTTCAGGTTGAACGTGGCGTGGCTGTACATGCCCACCATCGCGTCCTCGGCCGGCGTCTTCGGGCCTTTCTTGTCGGCCTTGGCGTAGCTGGCTTGCAGGCCGATCAGCTTCGACTGGTACAGCGAGGAGAAGTTCTCGCGCTTGCTGGTGCGTAGATCGCCACCGCTGCCCTTCACCCAGAGCACCTCGGTGGGCTCGCCAGTGAGCGGGTCGGTTTCAGAGATCTTCGACGACGTGTTGCCGCCGCCGGTGTTGGTGATGCGCTGATCGGCGCCGAGCAGGTTCGATCGATAGACGAGCCGCCCCACCGCATCCAGCTTGGCGGCCTCGGCGTCGTTCCAGAGATAGTTAACGTGTTTGTAGTTGCTCATGTGTGTCTTTAGTTTGAAGAGACGCGAAGGCGCGAAGGAGGCGCGAAGAAACGCGAAGGAGGAAAGAACTCATTTTGGCTTCACTTCGCGACCCTTCGCGACTCCTTCGCGCCTTCGCGTCTCTTCGACGTCTTGAAATTACAGGTTCAATGCCTTCCGCCGATAGTGTTCGTCCTTGCGGCCCTCGATGCGCGCCACGTTTTCGGGCGACAGGAAGATCGGTCCGCCCATCGCCGCGGCGTTGGTGAAGATCTCGGCGGCCTTCGTCGCCATCAACGTCGCGACCATCGTACCGGCGGCGGTGGCGGCGGGCGCGATCAGGCCGTGGTTGGTCAGCAGGATGATGCGCGGCGGCGCGTCGTTCCGCTTGATGAAGTCCGTCACGCCCTGCCGAATCGCCTTGGCCAGCACCAGCCCGGGGTCCGTATACGGCACCAGCACCGACTCGCTGCCGCAGCAGACGATCTCGTCGGGGAACGTTCGCTTCGTCGCGTAATCCGCGGCCCGCGGTGAACAGAGGATGCCGTTGACGGCGATCGGGTGCGTATGGGCGACGTAGTTCATGCCCGGCAGCGACAGCAGGTACGCGTGAAAGACCGCCTCGACCGATGGCTTACGGCTGTTCGCGTCCACGCGAGCATCCAGCAGCGCCTGATCGACGGCGGCGTCGTCCAGATCGTTTCGTTCCAGCATCGCCATCAGCGGCGCGAAGCGGCACTCGACCACGCCCGCCTCGTCCAGTTTGCCGAGCTGACTGCCGCTGGCTTTGACGAGGAACGTGTCGTCGGACACCTTCGCCGACGTGTTGCCCTCGCCGAGAATGGCGAGCTTGCGGTCCTCGCGGCCCAGGTCGCGCGACAGCGCGATCAATTCAGCTCGTTTTTCGGATGCGTTGGTCGATGCCACTGATTTCCTCTCTCACGCCTGCAGGTAGTTCTTCTCCGCCACGTCCGCGCCGGTGGCCGTCACGTCCGCCAACGGCAGTTCGCAGATAAGCATGTCCAGCGCGTCCCACTCCGCCAGCAGCGTCGGCGCCCGCCGGCCGAGTTTACGGCCGTCCATACAGAGCGCGTGTCGCTTTGCCTGCCCGATGACGGCCACTTGCAGTTCAACCACGTTGGCCGCGCTGTTCCAGACGCCGGTCTCATCCATCGCCTCGGCCCCCAGCAGCGCCAGGTCGTACTGATGGAACCCTGCCGCCCGCGTGGTGTTGTCGCCCAATAGCACGGCCTGGTTCGGCAGCAACCGCCCGCCCAGCAGATGGACCTCGATCTCCGTCACGTGTGCCAGCTTCTCGGCGACGGCCAAGCTGTTGGTGACCACCTGCAGTTCCATCGGTCGCTTGCGCAGCAGATCCGCCACCGTGAAGAGCGTGGTGCCGGCATCCAGGAAGATCGTCATCCCAGACTCGATCAGTTCCACCGCCCGCGCCGCGATGCGCGCCTTGGCGGTTGCGGCCACCTTCAAACGGTCGGCGAAAGGGGCGAAGCGCTGGTCGTAGTCGGCCATCGCCCCACCGAAGGTGCGCACGATCGACTTCTGCCGCGACAGCGCTTCCAGGTCTCGCCTGGCCGTCGCTTCGGAAATGCGGAAGCGTTTGCACAGTTCCGCCACCGGCAGATAGGCGCGATCGCGCAGCAGCAGCGTCATCGCCTGCCGGCGTTCGTCGATCACGCTCTGAGACACCCGGGGCACGCCTGCGAAGCCTAAGAATTATATGATCGAAGTCAATCATAAAATTTGCGTCTGGGGCGCGGCTGAGGTATGGTGAGGCTTCACTTTGGATGGAGTAATCGGAATGGATCAGGACCGCATTCTGCAGCTGTTGAACGACTTCAAGATCGAGACGCCCAGTTGGGGTTACGCCGACACCGGCACGCGCTTCGGCAAGTTTGCCCAGTCGGCCGCCGCCAGCACGATCGAGGAAAAGCTGGCCGACGCTGGTACGGTCAACAAGTACACCGGCTGCTGCCCCACCGTGGCGGTCCACGTGCTGTGGGACTTTTCGATGGGCGTCGATGCCCAGCAGACCGCCGACATCGCCAAGCGCAACGGCGTGAAGATCGGCTCGATCAACCCCAACCTCTTCCAGGACCAGGTCTACAAGTTCGGCTCGTCGGCCAGCCCCAACGAGCAGGCGCGCCACCACGCCAGCCGGCACGTGCAGGACTGCATCAAGATCGCCAAGGCGGTCGGTTCCGACCTGATCAGCTTCTGGATGGCCGACGGCACCAACTATCCGGGGCAGGACGACATCGTCAGCCGCAAGCGCCGCATGGCCGGCGCGTTCCGCCAGTGGCACGACGCCATGGCCGACGGCATGACGATGCTGATCGAGTACAAGCCGTTCGAGCCCGCGTTCTACCACACCGATATTGCCGACTGGGGCATGGCCTACGGTTTCGCTAAGGAAGCGGGCCCGAACGCGAAGGTGCTCGTCGACACGGGCCATCACCTGCCCGGCGCCAACATCGAGCACATCGTGGCTTACCTGCTGGACGAAGGCATGCTCGGCGGCTTCCACTTCAACGACCGCAAGTACGCCG
Proteins encoded:
- the atpA gene encoding F0F1 ATP synthase subunit alpha translates to MAINVAEITSILKNEIAGFEQQVQVSSVGTVIEVGDGIARVYGLQNAMAGELLEFENGTMGQVFNLEEESIGAVIFGNYLEIKEGDQVKSTGRLLEVPVGAGMIGRVVNPLGQAIDGGPAITGTESRKLDIVAPGIAERQPVTEPLQTGIKAIDAMIPIGRGQRELIIGDRKTGKTAIAIDAIIAQKGKGVKCFYVAIGQKESTVAGIVEVLRAAGAMEYTTVVVASASDPAPLQYIAPYAGTAMAEFFMWKGEATLCVYDDLSKQAAAYRQLSLLLRRPPGREAYPGDVFYLHSRLLERAVKLSKENGGGSLTALPIIETQDGDVSAYIPTNVISITDGQIYLEPELFFAGVRPAVNVGISVSRVGGNAQTKAMKKIAGSLKLDLSAYRDLEAFAQLGTELDKATQSQLDRGARLVELLKQPQYRPMSFEQQVLVIYAGTKGYMDDVPVSRIQEFQNSFLTYVDQQAADLRSDLATKKELNDDIEGKLKAALNDFKAKVWKK
- a CDS encoding YajQ family cyclic di-GMP-binding protein, translating into MAADPSFDIVSEINLQEMDNAVQQAIKEIITRFDFKGTAAGISELNRKDKELTLTADAEQQLESVKQVLIAKMIKRGVDQKVLDYQKLEHATHNTVRMKVKLKEGIEKDVSKEIQKGIKELKLKVNASIQGEALRVSGAKRDDLQAVIAHLKANPPEVPIQFKNFR
- a CDS encoding nucleotidyltransferase family protein; this encodes MVRKQDILRRRGEIIAVAARYGASDLRLFGSVARGDATETSDVDFLVRFEPGRSLFDQGGLLMDLRELLGVDVDVVSEGALSGRFGEIVRQEAVPLWGLEMASGPQPCLRILTDHKPYRG
- a CDS encoding DUF4174 domain-containing protein; protein product: MRTTILTHLLMLLAIFSVTSGCESTAETPAMPPSSQPTTIDLSTYQWQNRVIVIFAPAATDANAVQQRTSLNADPQAIGDRDLVIVEVIGDRHHTAAVRQQYGVPTSQFTVLLIGKDAGEKLRATEPVEPAAIFRLIDSMPMRQREMRR
- a CDS encoding bifunctional rhamnulose-1-phosphate aldolase/short-chain dehydrogenase, which produces MSNYKHVNYLWNDAEAAKLDAVGRLVYRSNLLGADQRITNTGGGNTSSKISETDPLTGEPTEVLWVKGSGGDLRTSKRENFSSLYQSKLIGLQASYAKADKKGPKTPAEDAMVGMYSHATFNLNPRPSSIDTPLHSFIPFKFVDHMHPNAAISIAASRNSERLTREVYGDDVVWLPWLRPGFELGLMMQEAVKKHPKAKGFIMGQHGLINWANDDKECYELTLSLIEKAALYIESKDKGDKTFGGQKYAALDEQKRNATLAAILPWLRGQVSKKRRFVGTVQTDATIQRFVNSVDAPRLAELGTSCPDHFLRTKIKPLYVAWNPQAEDVAALKAKLTAGLEQYRKDYAAYYEKCKHADSPAMRDPNPTVVLIPGLGMIAWGKDKSESRVTAEFYNCAVEVMRGAEAMDEYIALPQQEAFDIEYWLLEEAKLKRMPAEKELAGKVIAVIGAGSGIGREVAHRLVKDGATIVAVDLNQAAADATAKQITDKVGLGIGVAGSGISGCGQAVGIAADITKRDSVRQMLDNVALAYGGFDGIAITAGIFVSPDTTGRIPDDKWGLTFMINVTGAYIVADESAKTFKEQGLTGSIVLTTSANAVVAKKGSVAYDTSKAAANHLVRELAIELSPIVRVNGVAPATVVQGSAMFPRDRVIASLAKYNIPYTEDEADDSLTSKLSQFYADRTLTKAPITPADQAEAYFIWFSDRLSKTTGQILTVDGGLHEAFLR
- a CDS encoding class II aldolase/adducin family protein: MASTNASEKRAELIALSRDLGREDRKLAILGEGNTSAKVSDDTFLVKASGSQLGKLDEAGVVECRFAPLMAMLERNDLDDAAVDQALLDARVDANSRKPSVEAVFHAYLLSLPGMNYVAHTHPIAVNGILCSPRAADYATKRTFPDEIVCCGSESVLVPYTDPGLVLAKAIRQGVTDFIKRNDAPPRIILLTNHGLIAPAATAAGTMVATLMATKAAEIFTNAAAMGGPIFLSPENVARIEGRKDEHYRRKALNL
- a CDS encoding DeoR/GlpR family DNA-binding transcription regulator codes for the protein MPRVSQSVIDERRQAMTLLLRDRAYLPVAELCKRFRISEATARRDLEALSRQKSIVRTFGGAMADYDQRFAPFADRLKVAATAKARIAARAVELIESGMTIFLDAGTTLFTVADLLRKRPMELQVVTNSLAVAEKLAHVTEIEVHLLGGRLLPNQAVLLGDNTTRAAGFHQYDLALLGAEAMDETGVWNSAANVVELQVAVIGQAKRHALCMDGRKLGRRAPTLLAEWDALDMLICELPLADVTATGADVAEKNYLQA
- a CDS encoding TIM barrel protein, which translates into the protein MDQDRILQLLNDFKIETPSWGYADTGTRFGKFAQSAAASTIEEKLADAGTVNKYTGCCPTVAVHVLWDFSMGVDAQQTADIAKRNGVKIGSINPNLFQDQVYKFGSSASPNEQARHHASRHVQDCIKIAKAVGSDLISFWMADGTNYPGQDDIVSRKRRMAGAFRQWHDAMADGMTMLIEYKPFEPAFYHTDIADWGMAYGFAKEAGPNAKVLVDTGHHLPGANIEHIVAYLLDEGMLGGFHFNDRKYADDDLTLGSIDPYAVFRIFHEIRNAADIHGTDVSSIAYMVDQSHNLKPKIEAMIQTVQTAQELYAKACLVDRKKLQDAQAKMDIVAAESLLKEAFFTDVRPLLSNWRKNKGLEADPLMAYRASGYEARVGKERDAARAARGITSGGGSYA